The Quercus robur chromosome 7, dhQueRobu3.1, whole genome shotgun sequence genome has a segment encoding these proteins:
- the LOC126691706 gene encoding transcription termination factor MTERF2, chloroplastic has translation MFSQFFQISPTSPQNLFFNPLFLPHYPLFFHKIPFKSHPFLLPKPKPLLHFHPLLATPPSNPAPLPNDQSWQTHEAQEAISEFLQGFGVSQADSDSISSTSPRYLKMLVDGVRDLDELSLWGSCGAEGKDFAVAGDAVVGFKKKVLYMAKEKGDNGKVAFLESVGLSLSAAMNVARYLSAESLPALVHKVKCMKELLFSGNSDGGRIGKNARRMMMYLSIPIDEELQQTLSFFEKIQARRGGLDTLGSNDASFRYLIESFPRLLLLSVESHMKPMVEFLENIGVPRGRLINLILLFPPIIFYNIELIKLRVLAFKEVAVVDKDMGKLLLKYPWILSTSIQENYKEVLYFFNLEKVPILSVHRAIKSWPHILGCSTSKLKLMVEHFDELGVRNKKLGQVIAKSPQLLLRKPQELLQVVSFLEDLGIDKETIGRIICRCPEIFATSIEKTLQRKLEFLTSIGVSGAHVPRVIKKYPELFVSDVDRTLLPRMTYLMTLGLSAKDIAFMVRKFSPLLGYSIDEVLRPKVEFLVNTMEKPITDVVDYPRYFSYSLEKKIKPRFWVLKGRNVECSLKDMLGKNDDDFAADYMGVGSMLVTSPIAKQ, from the exons ATGTTCTCCCAATTCTTCCAAATCTCACCAACATCCCCGCAAAACCTTTTCTTCAACCCACTATTCCTCCCTCACTACCCTCTTTTTTTCCACAAAATCCCATTCAAGTCCCACCCTTTTCTCcttccaaaaccaaaaccccTTCTCCACTTCCATCCCTTACTCGCAACCCCACCAAGCAACCCTGCGCCTCTCCCCAACGACCAATCATGGCAAACCCATGAAGCCCAAGAAGCCATTTCCGAGTTTCTCCAAGGATTCGGGGTCTCCCAGGCCGATTCGGACTCCATTTCTTCAACCTCGCCAAGGTATTTGAAGATGCTTGTTGATGGGGTCAGGGATTTGGACGAGCTCTCGCTGTGGGGTTCCTGCGGAGCTGAAGGTAAAGACTTTGCTGTTGCTGGAGATGCTGTTGTTGGGTTCAAGAAGAAGGTCCTTTATATGGCCAAGGAGAAAGGTGATAATGGCAAGGTTGCGTTCTTGGAGAGTGTGGGGTTGAGTCTTTCTGCGGCCATGAATGTTGCGCGGTATTTGTCGGCTGAGTCGCTCCCTGCTCTCGTTCATAAG GTTAAGTGTATGAAGGAACTGTTATTTTCTGGCAACAGTGATGGGGGCCGCATAGGAAAAAATGCTCGCCGTATGATGATGTATTTATCAATTCCAATTGATGAAGAATTGCAACAAACCTTATCCTTTTTCGAAAAG ATTCAAGCACGGCGTGGAGGTTTAGACACGTTGGGTTCCAACGATGCTTCTTTTCGATATCTAATCGAATCATTTCCACGACTTCTTTTGTTATCAGTAGAATCCCACATGAAACCTATGGTGGAATTTCTTGAGAATATTGGAGTACCAAGAGGACGCCTGATAAACTTGATTCTATTATTTCCACCAATTATTTTCTACAATATTGAGCTTATTAAACTAAGAGTCCTGGCTTTCAAGGAG GTTGCAGTAGTGGATAAAGATATGGGAAAATTGTTGCTAAAATATCCATGGATTCTATCTACTAGCATTCAAGAGAACTACAAGGAggtcctttatttttttaatttggagaaG GTTCCTATATTGAGTGTTCACCGTGCAATCAAAAGCTGGCCACATATATTGGGTTGTTCAACCAGCAAGCTAAAGTTAATGGTGGAACATTTTGACGAATTAGGTGTTAGAAATAAAAAGTTAGGTCAGGTTATTGCTAAAAGTCCCCAGCTACTACTTCGGAAACCTCAAGAGCTTCTCCAA GTCGTTTCATTTTTGGAAGATCTTGGGATTGATAAAGAAACAATTGGAAGGATAATTTGTCGCTGTCCTGAAATTTTTGCTACCAGCATTGAGAAAACTCTTCAGAGAAAACTTGAATTCCTTACCAGTATTGGTGTTTCTGGAGCTCACGTTCCCCGTGTAATCAAAAAATATCCGGAGCTTTTTGTGTCTGATGTTGACCGAACTTTACTTCCTAG GATGACATACTTAATGACATTAGGGCTATCAGCAAAGGATATTGCATTTATGGTCCGTAAATTCTCTCCTCTATTAGGATACAGCATTGATGAGGTTTTGAGACCAAAGGTAGAATTCCTTGTCAACACAATGGAGAAGCCAATAACTGATGTGGTGGACTATCCAAGGTATTTTAGCTACTCGTtggagaagaagataaagcCAAGATTTTGGGTGCTAAAGGGAAGGAATGTTGAATGTAGCTTGAAGGATATGCTGGGCAAAAATGATGACGATTTTGCTGCCGATTATATGGGTGTCGGAAGCATGCTTGTTACTTCTCCCATTGCCAAGCAATGA